CCTGGGTGTTTTCCTCATCAAAAGGACGTCGCAGGAAACCCAGGGCGATTGGCCGGTCGAGGCCCAGGCTGTGAACACTGCTGCTGACCCAACCGATTTTTCGGCCGTTGGCCAGGATCGGGGATTGGATCGTTACAGGTTTTTGCGGATACAGGCCCATCAGGTGGGTCGTTACTTTGTCGTAGGTAATCTGACGGGCGATAATTTCCTGACCGGTATAGCACCCCTTGTGGTCGTCGCAGAAACGGCGCAAGCCCGCTTCCAGGGGACTCACCCTGTCAGTTAACTCCGATCCCGCCGCCGGAACACCTGACTCCACCCGAAGGATATCGTAGGCTTCTTCGGGAAGATCAGTTGCCCCAACGCTGATCAGAAGGTCACGGATAGTCTCGGCCGTTTCTGCCGGCGCAAGCAGTATGTAACCATCGCTGCCCAGCCCTTCGTTTCGCTGAACAATGATCAAGGCGCCGGCAACCGTCGCCGGCTGCCATGCAAACGGCGCCAGATCGGCTGCTTGAGCAACGCCTGCCTCGGCCAATACCTGCGTCGCCCTTGGGCCATAAAGGCCGAACTGGGCCATGACCGAGCCGCGCCCTTCGATATTGACCTGGTCGTTGAAAAAGATCTGCGAACTGAGATGGCTGTATGCCCGCGGTCCCTCG
Above is a genomic segment from Chloroflexota bacterium containing:
- a CDS encoding glycine cleavage T C-terminal barrel domain-containing protein; translation: MIDSNNILGQNDLAGYHAGRNGAALRDESHHGRLWLSGSDRIDFLQRLTSNEVRLGTGQGTVTVLTSASARINVVFTLQIHEEGVLLIAGPGEGPRAYSHLSSQIFFNDQVNIEGRGSVMAQFGLYGPRATQVLAEAGVAQAADLAPFAWQPATVAGALIIVQRNEGLGSDGYILLAPAETAETIRDLLISVGATDLPEEAYDILRVESGVPAAGSELTDRVSPLEAGLRRFCDDHKGCYTGQEIIARQITYDKVTTHLMGLYPQKPVTIQSPILANGRKIGWVSSSVHSLGLDRPIALGFLRRPFDEENTQVIVDQTSGPVEAVVTTLPFLDA